Proteins encoded within one genomic window of Propionispora vibrioides:
- a CDS encoding peptide ABC transporter substrate-binding protein, producing MGCLRRGKWILLALIAVLAITGCGRFSPSADKKPEESKKELRQGGQLVYGSLQEPSMLNPLLSDLLSVSEVSSLLFNGLLRANDKGEWMPDLALDVPTLQNGGVSRDGLTVTYRLRPGVTWHDGVAFTAQDVKFTWQLIMNPKANVISREGYDKIASIDTPDATTVVVRFREFYAPYLTLFSVILPKHILENVPDINKAAFNRSPIGTGPFKLKEWRMAEAIILEANPQFFRGKPVLDSIEYKVVPEMNLLLTQLKAGEIDIASNLDLSQLDQARSLDNVNVVTTPNSIWEHVDFNLDKPLFQEVQVRQAIVDGVDRQAIVATVLKNAAVPAAGDQPPVSWAYNPSVTAAGRDVNAAKGLLNQAGWVAGPDGIYAKNGVRLSFSLAYPQNDKTREAVAQLIVQQLKEVGIEARPLAVEKETFFNDTLKNRRFDMALYAWAAGSDPDNSDLWNSRNIPGWNNGYAGRNYPGWRNPEVDGLTEQAVRTPDLETRKQAYFRIQEIINQECPVLPLYFHTQLAAVKKNIANYKPGPAGALWNAWQWGFR from the coding sequence GTGGGCTGTTTGCGACGGGGCAAGTGGATTTTGCTGGCTTTAATCGCCGTACTGGCGATAACCGGCTGCGGACGTTTTTCGCCGTCGGCCGATAAAAAACCGGAGGAAAGTAAAAAAGAGCTTAGACAGGGAGGACAACTGGTTTACGGGAGTCTGCAGGAGCCAAGCATGCTTAATCCTCTGCTATCGGATCTTTTATCGGTATCCGAGGTCAGCAGCTTGCTGTTTAACGGGCTGCTTCGTGCCAATGATAAGGGTGAGTGGATGCCGGACCTGGCCTTGGATGTTCCCACACTGCAAAACGGCGGAGTCAGCCGTGACGGTCTTACCGTAACGTATCGGCTGCGGCCCGGTGTGACCTGGCATGACGGAGTGGCCTTTACCGCCCAGGACGTAAAATTTACCTGGCAGCTAATTATGAACCCCAAAGCCAATGTTATATCTCGCGAAGGTTATGACAAAATCGCTTCCATCGACACCCCGGACGCTACTACGGTAGTTGTCCGTTTCCGTGAGTTTTACGCTCCTTACCTGACTTTGTTTTCCGTTATTTTGCCGAAGCATATTCTGGAAAACGTCCCGGATATCAACAAGGCTGCCTTTAATCGATCGCCGATCGGAACCGGGCCGTTCAAATTGAAGGAATGGCGCATGGCTGAAGCGATTATTCTGGAAGCCAATCCGCAATTTTTCCGGGGTAAGCCCGTACTGGACAGTATTGAATATAAAGTGGTGCCGGAAATGAACTTGCTGTTGACGCAACTGAAAGCGGGGGAAATTGATATTGCTTCCAATTTGGATTTGTCCCAGCTTGATCAGGCAAGATCACTGGATAATGTCAATGTGGTGACAACGCCCAACTCGATTTGGGAACATGTGGACTTTAACCTGGACAAGCCGTTGTTTCAGGAGGTGCAGGTGCGTCAGGCCATCGTTGACGGCGTTGACCGCCAGGCTATTGTCGCTACGGTGCTGAAAAATGCCGCGGTGCCGGCCGCCGGCGATCAGCCGCCGGTTTCCTGGGCCTATAATCCGTCAGTGACGGCGGCCGGCCGGGATGTTAACGCGGCCAAGGGCTTGCTGAACCAGGCCGGCTGGGTGGCAGGGCCGGATGGAATTTATGCTAAAAATGGCGTAAGACTGTCCTTTTCCCTGGCGTATCCCCAGAATGATAAAACCAGGGAAGCTGTGGCCCAATTGATTGTACAGCAGTTAAAAGAAGTGGGAATAGAAGCTCGCCCGCTGGCGGTGGAAAAAGAGACCTTTTTTAACGACACGTTAAAAAACAGGCGTTTTGATATGGCGCTGTATGCTTGGGCTGCCGGCAGTGATCCCGATAATAGCGACCTGTGGAATTCCAGGAATATACCGGGCTGGAACAACGGCTACGCCGGTAGAAACTATCCGGGATGGCGGAATCCGGAAGTAGATGGGCTGACTGAACAGGCGGTCAGGACGCCGGATTTGGAAACCCGAAAGCAAGCGTATTTCCGCATTCAGGAGATCATCAATCAGGAATGTCCGGTTTTGCCGCTGTATTTTCACACCCAACTGGCTGCGGTGAAAAAAAATATAGCAAACTATAAACCCGGTCCGGCGGGAGCGTTGTGGAACGCCTGGCAGTGGGGATTCCGGTAA
- a CDS encoding aspartate aminotransferase family protein — MDTDTVVSQTIEHYEQFVNPALARLFRFMGLNAVEWEAQGYSITDSNGKEYIDCLGGYGVFSLGHRHPRVVAAVKRQLDRMPLSGKVLFNKEMADLAALLASITPGDLQFSFFGNSGAEAVEGALKLARLHTGRVKVVSTVNAFHGKTFGALSATGRAVFCEPFRPLLEGFVHVPYGDVAAMEQAVDKVTAAVIVEPVQGEGGIIVPSPDYLRAIRTLCDAHQAVMICDEVQTGLGRTGKMFAVEHAGVVPDILTLAKALGGGVMPIGAFIARPPLWEKLIASPFLHTSTFGGNPLACVAGQETIRVLQEEGLAEQAAVAGTYFLRRLTDLQHQYPAVIKEVRGIGLMLGLELAQEGLGGVVMAELISRGILVAYTLNNPKVIRLEPPLNLPLPVIDQVIEALAAALAAAADLLDEL; from the coding sequence ATGGATACGGATACTGTGGTCAGCCAAACTATCGAGCATTACGAGCAATTTGTTAATCCAGCTTTGGCCAGGCTGTTTCGCTTTATGGGGCTGAATGCTGTGGAATGGGAAGCGCAAGGCTATAGTATAACCGATAGCAACGGTAAAGAATATATTGATTGTCTTGGCGGCTACGGGGTGTTCAGTTTAGGGCACCGCCATCCACGGGTAGTGGCTGCCGTGAAGCGCCAACTGGACAGAATGCCTTTATCAGGCAAGGTGTTGTTCAATAAAGAGATGGCCGACCTGGCTGCTTTGTTGGCTTCCATTACACCGGGGGATCTGCAGTTTAGTTTTTTCGGCAACAGTGGTGCCGAGGCCGTGGAAGGGGCTTTAAAGCTGGCGCGGCTGCATACGGGACGAGTCAAGGTGGTATCGACGGTTAACGCTTTTCATGGCAAGACCTTCGGCGCTTTAAGTGCTACTGGGCGGGCAGTATTTTGCGAGCCCTTTCGGCCGTTGCTGGAAGGCTTTGTCCATGTGCCTTACGGTGATGTGGCTGCGATGGAGCAGGCGGTAGACAAGGTGACGGCGGCTGTGATTGTCGAACCTGTTCAGGGAGAAGGCGGGATTATCGTACCGTCACCCGATTATCTGCGCGCGATCCGGACTTTATGTGATGCTCACCAGGCCGTGATGATTTGTGACGAGGTGCAGACAGGGCTGGGCCGGACCGGTAAAATGTTCGCAGTGGAACACGCGGGCGTCGTACCGGATATTCTGACACTGGCCAAAGCCTTGGGAGGCGGGGTGATGCCCATCGGAGCGTTTATTGCCAGGCCACCGCTTTGGGAAAAACTGATTGCCAGTCCCTTTTTACATACTTCCACCTTTGGTGGCAATCCTCTGGCCTGCGTTGCCGGACAGGAGACCATCCGGGTGTTACAGGAAGAAGGGTTGGCTGAACAGGCGGCTGTGGCTGGAACCTATTTTCTTCGCCGTCTGACCGATTTGCAGCACCAGTATCCTGCCGTCATTAAAGAGGTCCGGGGTATCGGGCTTATGCTTGGTCTGGAGCTGGCTCAGGAAGGGCTGGGCGGAGTGGTCATGGCGGAATTGATTTCCCGGGGAATTTTGGTTGCCTATACTCTCAACAACCCGAAGGTCATCCGTCTGGAGCCACCGCTGAACCTGCCGCTGCCGGTGATTGACCAGGTGATTGAAGCGCTTGCAGCAGCACTGGCTGCCGCTGCGGATTTGTTAGATGAACTATAG
- a CDS encoding cob(I)yrinic acid a,c-diamide adenosyltransferase: MKVYTKTGDQGKTGLLTGERVDKDSLRVEAYGSVDEITSALGLARATCRNRQVCETIHELQKLLMLVMADLASTGEAAYITAEKIIHLEEIIDRFDGLLPPLTHFIIPGDTAGAAALDLARTTTRRAERNVLRLAKEEPVNASLAIVLNRLSDLCFVLARAEAELLA; this comes from the coding sequence ATGAAGGTATATACGAAAACTGGCGACCAGGGTAAGACAGGCCTTTTGACCGGAGAACGGGTCGACAAAGATAGCCTGCGGGTCGAGGCTTACGGTTCGGTGGATGAAATCACTTCAGCCTTAGGGCTTGCCAGGGCCACTTGCCGGAACCGGCAGGTATGCGAAACCATTCATGAACTGCAAAAGTTGCTGATGCTGGTCATGGCCGATCTGGCAAGTACTGGGGAGGCTGCTTATATTACAGCGGAAAAGATCATTCATTTGGAAGAAATCATTGACCGGTTTGACGGGCTGTTGCCGCCGCTCACTCATTTCATCATTCCCGGCGACACAGCGGGTGCTGCCGCGTTGGACCTGGCCCGCACGACCACCCGCCGGGCCGAACGAAATGTGCTGCGTCTAGCCAAGGAAGAGCCGGTGAATGCGTCGTTAGCCATTGTCTTGAACCGCTTGTCGGACTTATGCTTTGTTCTTGCCAGGGCGGAAGCGGAGCTGCTTGCCTAA
- a CDS encoding M42 family metallopeptidase: protein MNTETLTWLKQLAEVPGASGFEGRVKKLLADRLRGCTEITHDKIGSIIFKQQGTAGAPKIMLASHMDEIGFMIKHITKEGFLKFTTLGGWWEQVMLGQRVTVLTAKGDLPGVIGSKPPHILTPEERKKIVPKKDMYIDIGAADEEEARRLGVRPGDAVVPYSEFTVMANPQFLLAKAWDNRVGCAIMSDVLLALQGESHPNTVYGVGTVQEEVGLRGAKTSSGVIDPDLALAIDTCVAGDTPGVTSDQASSKLGKGVAISIYDASMIPHTKLRDFVIETAEQNQIPYQLEFTEGGGTDAGRIHIHGQGVPSLVLSIPTRYLHSHNSVIHSGDYEAAVRLLVAVLKRLDETQYKEMVM, encoded by the coding sequence TTGAATACCGAAACATTAACCTGGTTAAAACAGCTCGCCGAGGTGCCCGGTGCTTCCGGCTTTGAGGGACGAGTAAAAAAATTGCTGGCAGACCGCCTGCGGGGTTGTACTGAAATAACGCATGATAAAATCGGCAGCATTATCTTCAAGCAGCAGGGAACAGCCGGTGCTCCCAAGATTATGCTGGCCAGCCATATGGATGAAATCGGATTTATGATCAAACATATTACCAAAGAAGGTTTCTTGAAGTTTACCACCCTGGGTGGCTGGTGGGAGCAGGTCATGCTGGGACAGCGGGTTACTGTGCTGACGGCTAAAGGCGATCTGCCCGGTGTGATTGGCAGTAAGCCGCCCCATATATTAACGCCGGAAGAAAGAAAAAAAATCGTGCCGAAAAAGGATATGTATATTGATATCGGCGCGGCCGATGAAGAAGAGGCTAGGCGGCTGGGCGTCCGTCCTGGCGATGCCGTTGTGCCTTACAGTGAATTTACCGTCATGGCCAATCCGCAATTTTTGCTGGCCAAGGCCTGGGATAACCGGGTGGGATGTGCCATTATGAGTGATGTTTTGCTGGCCTTGCAGGGGGAATCGCATCCGAATACGGTGTACGGTGTCGGCACGGTGCAGGAGGAAGTGGGACTGCGGGGTGCCAAGACTAGTTCCGGTGTCATTGATCCCGATCTTGCTTTGGCAATTGACACCTGTGTGGCGGGCGATACGCCGGGCGTAACCAGTGATCAGGCCTCCAGCAAGCTGGGCAAGGGAGTAGCCATAAGTATTTATGACGCCAGTATGATTCCTCATACCAAGCTGCGAGACTTTGTCATTGAAACGGCCGAACAAAATCAGATTCCCTACCAGCTTGAATTCACTGAGGGCGGCGGGACCGATGCCGGACGGATTCATATCCATGGTCAGGGTGTTCCCAGTCTCGTGTTGAGCATACCCACCCGCTACCTTCACAGCCATAACAGTGTGATTCACAGCGGAGATTATGAAGCGGCAGTGCGCCTGCTGGTGGCTGTGCTAAAACGGCTGGATGAAACACAGTATAAGGAAATGGTGATGTGA
- the fusA gene encoding elongation factor G has translation MRDYKGDRIRNVGVVAHGGAGKTSLVEAFLFDSGAVTRLGRVDDGTTTTDFEPEEMKRKVTISAALAPCEWKEHKLNFVDTPGYADFVSEVKGSLRAVDSVLMVVCAVSGVEVETEKVWQYAQDLNKPSLLFVNKMDRENADFFAVLEQIRASFGSRAVPVQIPIGSQETFRGIVDLLTMKAFFSANPAGTQVREDVVPEEVMEQALQARQQLIECAAEADDELLERYLEGEELSAEEIRKGLLLGIARAEIFPVLCGSAYKNVAVQPLLDAIVDYLPAAATAVAEGYHPVTREAVTRNSQDPFSAIVFKTTADPFVGRLTYIRVFSGALKPDSAVYNASKGKIERIGNVFTLRGKHQDAVGAIGAGDIGVVAKLQDTATGDTLCDKDNPVVFLPIEYPQPMFSMRLEAKNRNDEDKIGGALARLLDEDPTLSVKKATDPVQLVVSGIGELHIDIMVERLKRKFGVDVVLQSPKIPYRETIRNSVKIEGKHKKQSGGHGQYGHVWLQIEPLAPGTGFEFHDSIFGGAVPRQYIPAVEKGVKEALQGGVLAGYPIVDVKVTLTDGSYHTVDSSEMAFKIASSLALRKGVLQAKPVLLEPVYNLEVEIPETDMGDIIGDINSKRGRILGMENIGKGLGVVRAQVPLAEVFRYALDLRSLTQGRGSFAMKFSHYEELPQRIAEQVISSSKKDKVAEEG, from the coding sequence ATGAGGGATTATAAAGGCGACAGAATACGAAATGTAGGAGTTGTGGCTCATGGCGGTGCCGGCAAAACATCTCTGGTAGAGGCCTTTCTGTTTGACAGCGGCGCAGTAACCCGGCTGGGAAGGGTAGACGACGGTACGACTACGACAGACTTTGAGCCGGAGGAAATGAAACGCAAGGTGACGATCAGTGCGGCGTTGGCGCCCTGTGAGTGGAAAGAACACAAACTCAATTTTGTCGATACGCCCGGCTATGCCGATTTTGTATCGGAGGTTAAAGGTTCTTTGCGGGCTGTCGACAGTGTTCTGATGGTGGTATGCGCCGTATCGGGCGTGGAAGTGGAGACCGAAAAGGTTTGGCAGTATGCCCAGGATTTGAATAAGCCTTCCTTGCTGTTTGTTAACAAGATGGACCGAGAGAATGCCGATTTCTTTGCTGTTTTGGAGCAAATTCGCGCTTCCTTTGGCAGTCGGGCGGTACCTGTGCAGATTCCGATAGGCTCACAGGAAACCTTCCGCGGCATTGTTGACTTGCTGACAATGAAAGCTTTTTTTTCGGCTAATCCGGCGGGAACGCAGGTGCGGGAAGACGTTGTGCCGGAAGAAGTTATGGAACAGGCTCTGCAGGCCCGGCAACAGCTTATTGAGTGTGCGGCGGAAGCTGACGATGAACTGCTGGAGAGGTATCTGGAGGGGGAAGAACTAAGTGCGGAAGAAATCAGAAAGGGACTGCTGCTGGGTATAGCCCGGGCGGAAATTTTCCCTGTTTTATGCGGTTCAGCTTATAAGAATGTCGCTGTCCAGCCGTTGCTTGACGCAATCGTGGACTATCTGCCGGCGGCGGCAACCGCAGTGGCCGAGGGATATCATCCTGTCACCAGAGAAGCTGTGACGCGAAACAGTCAGGACCCCTTTTCAGCTATTGTGTTCAAGACGACGGCGGATCCGTTTGTTGGCCGTTTGACCTATATCCGGGTTTTTTCCGGCGCTCTCAAACCGGACAGCGCTGTATACAATGCTTCGAAAGGAAAAATCGAGCGCATTGGTAATGTCTTTACACTTCGCGGCAAACACCAGGATGCGGTGGGGGCTATTGGCGCGGGCGATATTGGGGTGGTTGCCAAGCTGCAGGACACGGCGACCGGTGATACCCTGTGCGATAAGGATAATCCGGTAGTCTTCCTGCCGATTGAGTATCCTCAGCCGATGTTCTCCATGCGCTTAGAGGCTAAAAACCGTAACGATGAGGATAAAATCGGCGGTGCGCTGGCCCGCCTGTTGGATGAAGACCCAACGCTCAGCGTGAAGAAGGCTACCGATCCGGTGCAACTGGTGGTCAGCGGAATTGGTGAGCTGCATATTGATATTATGGTGGAACGGCTGAAGCGGAAATTCGGTGTGGATGTAGTCCTGCAGTCGCCGAAAATTCCTTACCGGGAAACCATCCGGAATTCGGTAAAAATCGAAGGAAAGCATAAAAAACAGAGTGGTGGGCATGGACAATACGGACATGTCTGGCTCCAGATTGAGCCGCTGGCACCGGGAACCGGTTTTGAATTTCACGATTCTATCTTTGGCGGTGCTGTGCCGCGCCAATATATACCGGCGGTGGAAAAGGGCGTCAAGGAAGCCTTGCAGGGTGGTGTTCTGGCCGGCTATCCCATTGTGGACGTAAAAGTGACCCTGACCGACGGTTCCTATCATACGGTGGATTCCTCGGAAATGGCCTTTAAGATTGCCAGCAGCCTGGCCTTGCGCAAAGGAGTGCTTCAGGCTAAACCGGTACTATTGGAACCGGTCTACAATCTGGAAGTGGAAATACCGGAAACCGATATGGGTGATATTATTGGTGATATTAACAGCAAGCGCGGCCGGATATTGGGAATGGAAAACATCGGCAAAGGTCTCGGTGTCGTCCGGGCCCAGGTTCCGCTGGCCGAAGTCTTTCGTTACGCGCTGGACCTGCGGTCGCTGACACAAGGACGAGGCAGTTTTGCCATGAAGTTCTCCCATTACGAAGAACTGCCACAGCGCATTGCCGAACAGGTGATCAGCTCCAGTAAGAAAGACAAAGTGGCAGAAGAAGGCTAA
- the rpoZ gene encoding DNA-directed RNA polymerase subunit omega has translation MDYPALEDLLEKVDCKYTLAVLAAKRARELREGKTCLVNPKSSKIVTIALEEIAQGKISYQRHKVGIK, from the coding sequence ATGGATTATCCGGCATTAGAAGATTTGTTGGAAAAAGTGGATTGTAAGTATACTCTGGCTGTACTCGCCGCCAAGCGGGCAAGAGAATTGAGAGAGGGTAAAACCTGCTTGGTCAATCCTAAGTCTTCAAAAATAGTTACAATTGCTCTGGAGGAAATTGCACAAGGGAAAATATCGTACCAACGGCATAAGGTGGGTATAAAATAG
- the ndk gene encoding nucleoside-diphosphate kinase: MLENTLVLLKPDAVKRSISGEIIARFERRGLTVAAMKLMKVSREQAKKHYDEHREKPFFGELVDFITSSPVVAMVIRGENAVKMVRSMMGATNPLDSAPGTIRGDYATEMSKNVIHGSDSPASAEREMNIFFTKDEIF, from the coding sequence ATGCTAGAAAATACATTGGTCTTATTAAAACCTGATGCGGTAAAGCGCTCCATCAGTGGTGAAATTATCGCCCGCTTTGAACGGCGGGGGCTTACCGTTGCCGCCATGAAATTGATGAAAGTTTCCCGGGAACAGGCAAAAAAGCATTATGATGAACACCGGGAAAAGCCTTTCTTCGGTGAACTGGTTGATTTTATCACCTCCAGCCCGGTCGTAGCGATGGTCATTCGGGGTGAAAACGCTGTAAAGATGGTCCGTTCCATGATGGGAGCCACTAATCCTTTAGATTCGGCACCGGGAACCATTCGGGGCGATTACGCAACCGAAATGTCCAAAAATGTCATTCATGGCTCGGACAGCCCGGCCAGTGCCGAACGGGAAATGAATATCTTTTTCACGAAGGATGAAATTTTTTAG
- a CDS encoding gamma carbonic anhydrase family protein, with the protein MRQKALIAYQGRAPQVPDNVFVAPGAYIIGDVTLGEYANIWYNTVLRGDIHPIKVGRYTNIQDNSTVHVMHDFPAVIGDFVTVGHNAVIHGCTVGDNCLIGMGAILLSYCEIGENCIIGAGALVTEHKKIPPNSLVMGSPGRVVRTLTEEEIAAIHQSALNYTQEARVYLEANGMVHGE; encoded by the coding sequence TTGAGGCAGAAAGCGTTAATCGCCTATCAAGGCCGGGCGCCACAGGTGCCTGATAATGTGTTTGTTGCACCGGGAGCCTATATAATTGGTGATGTAACTCTTGGCGAATATGCGAATATCTGGTATAATACTGTTCTCCGCGGTGATATTCATCCCATCAAAGTTGGCCGCTATACCAACATTCAGGATAACTCTACCGTTCATGTCATGCACGACTTTCCTGCCGTGATCGGTGATTTTGTGACGGTCGGGCATAATGCGGTCATTCATGGCTGTACGGTCGGTGACAATTGTTTGATCGGCATGGGCGCTATCCTGTTAAGTTACTGTGAAATTGGCGAAAACTGTATCATCGGAGCCGGTGCTTTGGTCACCGAGCATAAGAAAATTCCACCTAACTCTTTGGTAATGGGTTCACCTGGCCGGGTGGTGCGTACTCTGACGGAAGAAGAGATTGCCGCCATTCACCAGTCTGCACTTAATTATACGCAAGAAGCTAGGGTGTATTTGGAGGCTAACGGAATGGTTCATGGCGAGTGA
- a CDS encoding GlsB/YeaQ/YmgE family stress response membrane protein → MIWFLVIGLVSGWLAGMIAKGGGFGIWGDLVTGVIGSFIGGFLFNLLGISTYGTIGSIISSTVGAIVLLWVIRMFSHVAPAAQKKE, encoded by the coding sequence ATGATTTGGTTTTTAGTAATCGGTCTGGTATCCGGTTGGCTGGCCGGTATGATCGCCAAAGGCGGCGGTTTCGGTATCTGGGGTGACCTGGTGACCGGTGTGATTGGTTCTTTTATTGGCGGCTTTTTATTTAATCTTTTGGGAATCAGCACTTATGGCACCATTGGGTCCATCATATCCAGTACAGTAGGAGCCATTGTGCTTTTATGGGTGATCCGCATGTTTTCCCATGTTGCACCGGCCGCTCAGAAAAAAGAGTAG
- a CDS encoding zinc metalloprotease HtpX, whose protein sequence is MNNVRTTVLLAGLTGLLLAIGSLCGGSEGMTVMFVISMVINFVTYWFGDRIVLGMYGAQEVTAKESPDLIRIVAALAQKAKLPMPKVYIIQTDAPNAFATGRNPHQAAVAVTTGMLKVVDPVELEGVIAHELAHIRNRDTLVSSIVASLAGMITAIAHIAQWAVFWGAGRNGEEGSLLGRAMEGLILIILTPLAATLLQLGVSRSREYLADETGASIAGNPLALARALEKLEYHAASKLMPEATPSTSHMFIVSPFSSGSRGLLANLFSTHPSTKDRIARLQELAERI, encoded by the coding sequence ATGAACAACGTTAGGACAACCGTTCTGCTTGCCGGTTTAACGGGGCTGCTGCTGGCGATAGGAAGCCTGTGCGGTGGCAGTGAAGGCATGACGGTTATGTTTGTCATATCCATGGTTATCAATTTTGTTACGTATTGGTTCGGTGACCGAATTGTGCTCGGCATGTATGGGGCACAGGAGGTTACCGCCAAAGAATCTCCTGATTTAATCCGCATAGTCGCCGCGCTGGCTCAAAAGGCCAAACTGCCTATGCCGAAAGTATATATTATCCAGACCGATGCGCCCAATGCCTTTGCTACCGGACGCAATCCGCACCAAGCGGCGGTTGCCGTCACCACAGGAATGTTGAAAGTGGTGGACCCGGTGGAATTGGAAGGGGTCATCGCTCATGAACTGGCCCATATCAGGAACCGGGATACTCTGGTCAGTTCGATCGTTGCCAGTTTGGCTGGCATGATCACTGCCATTGCCCATATTGCCCAATGGGCGGTTTTTTGGGGAGCAGGACGCAATGGTGAAGAAGGCAGTCTGCTTGGCCGGGCCATGGAAGGCCTGATTCTCATCATACTGACACCATTAGCCGCTACTTTGCTACAGCTTGGTGTTTCACGATCACGGGAATATCTGGCCGACGAAACCGGTGCCTCCATAGCGGGAAATCCGCTGGCGCTGGCTCGGGCACTGGAAAAGCTGGAATATCATGCCGCCAGTAAGCTTATGCCGGAGGCGACTCCCTCGACCTCCCATATGTTTATTGTCAGCCCTTTTAGTTCCGGCTCCCGAGGGTTGCTAGCCAATCTATTCAGTACCCATCCCAGTACAAAAGACCGGATCGCGCGGCTCCAAGAGCTGGCTGAGCGCATATAA
- a CDS encoding C40 family peptidase — MKKSGKIILCCCFFCLMVLAMMPAALAQVALKQGASGNEVFMLQTKLKEIGYYQGEADGAFGSGTRSAVINFQLDCGLTADGIVGTQTWQALRDYRVSDTSRGQVDRRLGQRIAGYAQNFYGVPYVWAGRSPSGFDCSGFVSYVFAQNGVSLPRMADEQYNVGMWVNRADLQPGDLVFFSTYEAGASHVGIYIGNGQFVHASSGAGQVVSTSLYSQYYQARYLGARRVA; from the coding sequence ATGAAAAAGAGCGGAAAAATCATTCTTTGTTGCTGTTTTTTTTGTTTAATGGTTTTGGCCATGATGCCGGCGGCACTGGCGCAGGTTGCGCTTAAGCAGGGAGCATCGGGTAATGAGGTTTTTATGCTTCAAACAAAACTAAAAGAAATCGGTTACTATCAGGGGGAAGCGGATGGAGCCTTCGGTTCCGGTACCCGCAGTGCGGTGATTAACTTCCAATTGGATTGCGGCCTGACTGCCGATGGCATAGTCGGGACACAAACCTGGCAGGCTTTACGGGATTACCGGGTGAGTGATACCAGCCGCGGACAGGTAGACCGGCGCTTAGGACAACGGATTGCCGGGTATGCCCAGAATTTTTACGGTGTGCCTTATGTCTGGGCCGGCCGTTCACCGTCGGGGTTTGATTGTTCAGGTTTTGTTTCCTATGTATTCGCTCAGAACGGAGTTTCTCTGCCAAGGATGGCAGATGAGCAGTACAATGTGGGTATGTGGGTGAACCGGGCGGATTTACAACCAGGAGATCTAGTGTTTTTTTCCACCTATGAGGCCGGAGCTTCTCATGTGGGGATTTACATCGGCAACGGACAGTTTGTTCATGCTAGTTCCGGGGCGGGACAGGTGGTCAGCACCTCTTTATATAGTCAGTATTATCAAGCCAGATATTTGGGCGCCCGTCGTGTCGCATAA
- a CDS encoding type II toxin-antitoxin system RatA family toxin, whose translation MPYVEVSLPVQCEPVVAYPFIKDMEKYPEFMPDLVSVTVVERTAGSTVSDWVSNVDGRIIKWRELDLFDDAAMHIVYKQLAGDLKKFEGEWRLLPLVDGTEIRLTVDFDFGIPMIAGLLNPILKKKVRDNSMNMLRCIKEKIEKNV comes from the coding sequence ATGCCTTATGTCGAAGTTTCTTTGCCGGTCCAATGTGAACCGGTCGTGGCATATCCTTTTATTAAGGATATGGAAAAGTATCCCGAATTCATGCCCGATCTGGTCAGTGTTACGGTTGTGGAGCGCACGGCTGGCAGTACCGTAAGTGACTGGGTGTCCAATGTGGACGGGCGTATCATTAAATGGCGCGAACTGGATCTTTTTGACGATGCTGCCATGCATATTGTCTATAAACAGCTTGCAGGGGATTTGAAAAAGTTCGAAGGCGAATGGCGGCTGTTGCCGCTGGTGGACGGAACCGAGATCAGATTGACGGTTGATTTTGATTTCGGAATTCCCATGATAGCCGGACTGCTTAATCCCATTTTGAAAAAGAAAGTCCGTGACAACAGTATGAATATGTTGCGCTGCATTAAGGAAAAAATAGAAAAGAACGTATAA